GCAGCGCCTCCCTTCAAGCATTCTGCAGCTACTGCGCGCACGTCGGCCACGAAGCGCTCCGCCACGCCTGGCTGCGTGTGCGCGTGCGTCACACACATGTGCACGCTGCGGACATAAGGAAAGGGTACATTAGGCCAGTTAAACCAGACGTTGACattgcgagtgagacagacagtccaGAAGAAGGTTGAGTGTACTTTCGTTTTACTCTTAATATTTGCGAATAAGTTTGAGATTCCACGGAAGCAGAGCGGAGCTAATGTGTAGCCTGTCACAGCGTGGGAGAGTGAGAGGGGGAATTAGTAGACTCCTGCCACATCCCCGCTTGTTTCTGCTTCAATCAAAACCCACCCGTAGTCCCATactctttttaataaatatgttaatAGAGTAACATGGTCAGAGTACAGTCTGGGAGGGTTAAAAAGAGCCACATTGACTCAactcatctacaaaagcaatattgctatttgacattcgtaGACTTTGCATAGACTTtgctttgggggaggcctatgcccagcagtgggcgtcgtacggctgatgatgatgagactttgcacttttatatgcgcaaatctcaaattgcagtattgctttttaggtgaattgcaaAGGcttggcctttttagacccccagatTACCATACTCGGcaaaataagataataatatataaaattgctatatatacagggtgtcagtgacatcgtaacgaaaactttgaggggtgattcaggccatgattctgagttgatatcaagtggaattttctgtcgcaaaagtatgaaatgggaaataatttaaaaaaacacaaaaattttcatgaattttccgacaggaaattccacttaatatcaactcagaatcatggtctgaatcatctccctcagtattcgttacggtgtcactaacactctacctacttgtatggctaccatgtactggtacggggtgtaagttacatcgtaacgaatactgaggggactgatttagctcattattctgagttaatatcaagtggaattttcgatcgcaaaagtatagaattgaaaataataaaaaaatcatgaattttgcgacggaaaattccacttgattttaactcagaatcatggtctgaatcatccccctcagtattcgttacgatgtcactaacacccagtatgtatATATACAAAAACGTTACCCAGAAGGATACTGCAACGCGTTCAAGGACCAGCCCTTCTTATGCAGCAGTTCGGCCATCTTGAATATGTCGAAGTGATTCGAGCCCCACGCGATCACCGTAGTCGCTGGCTTACCGAATACGAAGATACCCTCAATACTTCGCATTCTGGCAAGGAAGAGATTATGGATTAGGATAAAAGGTAGATTAAAGACTGTCACCGCTGGCTGATAAGAGCCTGATAGCTTGTCTAGAACCTATCTGGTAGATAGTAGTTGCTATCGACAGCTTATCAACAACAGTGTCACAGTGGTAACACACGGTCAGCTCCCTAATATAAGTAgcattaaattatacctgtcatttttttaatcaccgaaaaggaaaaggagtctgtaattgtgtatatttatcGTATAGAGAGTATTGACTGTCCTATTTTCAGGTAGAATAAgtactctttctatttatcttttgttttgtgcATGTAATGTGCAATAACGTATTTGTTGTGTTTGTTATGGTACGAAGGGCATAGAAGAGTCCCAGGTAGTTTTCTTCTTAGATTTTTATCagatttcttcttctatcgtgtgttcgTATTTTCTTCTAAAAATCTACGACGTGATAggattaacagcctctgtggtctagtggttagagcgttaggttcacaaTCTGGCGGtccgggctcgattcccgatggagacattgtcgaaatcactttgtgagactgtcctttgtttggtaaggacttttcaggcttgaatcacctgattgtccgaaaaattaagatgattccgtgcttcggaggggacgttaagccgttggtcccggctattagccgtaaaaacacctccaccaacccgcattggagcagcgtggtggagtatgctccataccccctccggttgaatgaggcgaggcctgtgcccagcagtgggacgtatataggctgtttatgtatgttatgtgataGGATCAATACATACTCGCCCTCGATGTATCTGGTGATTGTGAGTATCTCCTCGGCCATCTTGACGTAACGGTCCTTGCCCACAAACATCATGGTGGCCCAGGTGGCAGCTATCAAACCACCCGCACGGCTGCCTGCACAATTACAACATTCACTTTATTTCGAcggatatatatattttttttaatttaacctcCCGTTCCATAAACATTCCGTAATCGTGGTAGTTCCAGTTGAAATAATAATCATCAGCCAACACGCGTGGCTCaatttatatcgagggctttgacaaATAGCCGTTCGACATGTATCTGCGTAGATAACATTCGctgcctatttttattttattttttttattagggtcAACAAACAGTGTTCACAATAAAAACTTAAGTAAAAGAGTTGATTAACAGGAGATAATAATTGTGTCACCAGCAccgttaacctttttttttctttttttttttttgacgtgacttattgtagatttgccgcagatggcattaactacttggccggaaaccgTTAACCACAAATTAGTAAAGGATACACTATTGAATAGAATGGTGGTGTACAGTTAAAGTGAGGGATTTGACATGCTTAAATATGAATAAGTGGATAAAACAGAAGAGAAAAGAGTACAAAAAAGGTAGAAAGAAACTAGAAACtattagtaaaatatattatatataagatATTAATATGTGTCAGTGGGTATCCTATTGTAATTGTACGTATGTTTACGTACCATTAACAGTGGGAGAGCCGTAGACTCCGCCGGGCCATTCTGTGGTGACGGTGTACTGGCAATGTCTGTACTCCGGACGTCTGTACATAATCACCGATGTACCCTTAGGCGCGTACCCGTACTgaaaaacatataacataagctcaaggctatatcccaattgggtcgtgtactaggttaaagataaattacgaaattcttattactaaataaagacagatacaaaaattaacgaaaaaaaaatattttttctatttaacttattaatgattttttatcaataaaaaagtaataataagtccgacattttatcacttttttctatgacgtcacagtggctttttcatacaaattccatagtaatttcgtgttttgacgtttagtaaaaaataactattttgactagttagaaactggcccattgggatagtcagaggtacatccatcgcaagataaactaagtaccaacacttcaccgagctttctgttacatcaacgtgataggtggtggctgagtcatcatcaatttaagagccacgctcttgtcggtgtagcattttccattcctgGTGGCTGAGTAGGGGGTttaaaagaccacatcgaagaaattcatctaacaaagcaatattgcaatttaacatttgcgcatataaaattaagtgcgcaatacaaacaatattgcgatcttagataaattgcttcgatgtggccattttaacccccagtacTGAAAAATACCTATACAATTCTTAATACGTTTGTGGCAAATTGTTCTGTCGtatggcttgtgaggtggatgttGAGTAACACCAATTCACGGTGTTAATAGTAATACGGTAGATAACTGGGTCgttcaaaaattataaaatgctaatttgaAAGTAGAAGCTAGTCCAAGATGATCTAAAATCAACCTTGTTTGACTTAGTTACGATATTTTATAATGACTTAGTAACGGTAGGCATACCGCGGTTGGGCTCACAGACACTAAGCGaaggatatatattttttttttcacgtgacttattgtagatggcgTTTATCTACCTATTCAATATAAAAGGgctagacaaaaaataaaaggctCACTCCACTCACGTTTTGCCCCGGGAGCGAGGCACTTCAATCCAGGGTATTATTGTCACAATTAACACAAGAACAGTAATTTTCTTCAATTAATCAGCGGGAGCGCGAACCGCGGCCGGCGATAGTTTTTTCCAAGCTGACGGTGGCGACGCGTTGCGGCGGATTTGAGAACCGCGCGGCTCCCGCGTCAGGTGCGCGAAATTTGAATGGTAATTTCACGCGTTGAAGGAGGGAGGAGCTTGTAGTTAGATTATTAGCCCAAAACCCAacagtagatttgccgcagatggcattaactacttggccggacaaatggggagcgctgaaggctctcacccggtacaacgtttaagacaacaggcctgagggtgcccagttgggcgcgaacctcggctcagggcgtcgtctgagaggataaatatttgaaagaattaatccaccctagtgggtcgatagcgataagcgctgactgagggaaatcgtcgaccacgccggcggggtcggtctCGGGGTCCTAAAGGATATAATACTTGAACCTTTTTTTGTATCGAAAAAAAGTATCTTATGTGACTTGATTGTCATTTATCAGAACAATGTTGTTAAGCCGCATAAGGACCCGGATATgcgttataaatgtaaaaaaaaaggattaatGCTTTTTGTAATGTTTGGCAAGAGCTGCAGATTCGAATATCGTCAGTCAGTAAAAAtcaatctaatattatttttgtaagtttGCCCTATTGAtgagtttgaggagctcggtggcgcagcggtaaacgcgctcggtctgcgattgttcaagttaagcaactttcgcaaaggccggtcataggatgggtgaccacaaaaaaaaaacatctcgaactcctccgtgtttcggaaggcacgttaagccgttggtcccggctgcattagtagtcgttaataaccaccaatccgcactgggcccgcgtggtggtttaaggcccgatctccctatccatccataggaaaggcccgtgccccagcagtggggacgttaatgggctggtgatgatgaagtttgGCCTAGTACTACATAAAGTTACACACCTTATGAGTATCAGCAGATATACTAGAAACGCCTGGCAGTCGGAAGTCGAACACCGGCACGGGGAACCCTGCCGCCGGCATGAAAGCAGCAATGAAGCCCCCGAGACAGGCGTCTACGTGTAACGGAACGTCATACTCAAGGGCTATGTCGGACAACGCGTTGATGTCGTCCATGGTTCCGTACGGGAAGTTCGGGGCTGAACCTACTATCTGTAATTAAGATCGGAGGAATATtattttacagggtgttagtgacatcgtaacgaatattcaggggatgattcaaaccaggattctgagttgatatcaagtggatttttcttttccgtcccatacttttgcgatggaaaattccacttgatatcaactcagaatcatggcctgaatcatccctcaaagtttttgtaacGATGTCATTAagaccctgtatataaaaatagattCAGAGTAAAGTCAATGTTtgtaatgattattttattgcaGATTTGAATGAGAGCTTCGTCGTTTCGTGCGGATTGTTGGAATAGCCACAAGGAATGTGTGAAATGTCTGCCGACGACGTTTGCTCTGCTCTTTTTCTTTCATGTGGGTTGTCAGGGACCGACGTTATCcactctggtatcagggtttccattgagccgccaagaaccccatgtaacgattacttaccgACTGCAAAACATACCCTCGGAACGCGGATCAACTTGCTTCCGGAcactcgggtgatcagcctgcaatgtcctaaccaaacaaggggtCACAACTTTGTGATAATCACTTGATTATTGTTTGTCCGGGACCTCAggaacgctcaactactggaccacggaggtttgGTCTACTAAAAAGAACTTAAAAGCTTACCAAGCACGTTCGTCTGCCAATAGCCTTCTTAACAGCTTCGACATCCACTGTCATCGTGTCTGGGTTCACCGGGATAGTCTTCACAGACAAGCCCAGGTATTGCGCGGCTTTGTCGAAGGCCGAATGCACGGTGGAAGGAACTACTATCTGAGGATTGGTTATGCCCTTGTTGTAAGCCAAATCTCGGAAGGCCTTGCACGCCATTATGATTGATTCTGTGCCTCCTGTTGTAACCTGCAattatgtacttttttaaattcgtcgaccattacagacgccgatacggctcaccacctaccgcTATCAGAAagcacggtgaggtgtgggtacttagttcaccttgcgatggatgtacctctgactactgcaTTGGGATATAGCtgagagcttatgttatttaaaagAGTCCTGGGTTTAGGCTTTTCGAAGAAGATTTATATACAATGCGGATGTAAGTGGTAGAATTGCAagaggatgttttaaagaaacggTAGTTCAAGAGttctttaacactttcacggactCAACGTCTACAGGCGATGTCCCGTTCCCAAATATCTACTATTATGAATTAAAGATAATTGACCGGTGTTCAGTGTTCGTGAAAGTGTTAAACTGGCGAGCATGTATGAATACTTAGAAAGTAACATATTAAGTGATTGTTTATGTACATTTTACAACAAATTAGGTACAACATAATACTAGTAATAGTATTTGAAAGAAGTccctaaatttaaaaatcctcctctaAACCGATCCGTTCTATGAGATCCAGCACCATTGGGAAAAAGCTCCATAATCTCCTGGGGGTGCATTTTACGACTCCCAGTGTTCAGCTTCTACTATGTATAAAGACATCTGCACGACAGGTGTAATGGCGTCTGAATGAAGAATCTGCATAAAAAGgtctcggtcagctccattctatgcaggtgcttgttgagtctgcaatgccctTATTATTATGCCCTATTATTCTATGTTCATAAGCAACTCAACATAAGCAAACAACACGTGTAAATAAAGATACCTACTAAAGATTATGTATATTTGCTCTAAGTAATAGAACAACAGAGCTATTCTTAATAATACCTAAGTATTATTGTAATGAAGATAAGCAAACCTAAAAGAATGATAAGTCACGTATTGTGCATTGCTCTCGCaacaattggctacttgacagttttcaaataagtattttaaaaattataattgcatattttatacctcttaaaatatttaattttcttgaAGAAAATTTGTTTGGGCGTGAGTTTAGCGAGTATGTTTAGCAGTTGGTAGCAATTTGTACGAGTGTTAGGACCAAACTGTTATCAGTTAATAAACCTTGAGTGGCAATTAACATTTATTTCTACATGCACTGTACAATGTTCATACATGCATGTTGGCCGTGTATAGTATGTAAACAAACACGACAACCAGTATGGACGGATAGCTAAGCAAATTGAGACGAATGTTATCTGAGTGACATGAATATTATCTCAACTGATAGGTTATCATGATTAAAAtgctacataaaataaatgcttATAATTACGATACAAAAGTTATGCAGAATGTCGTAATCCCACAGACGTACCGACGCTTCACTTCTTttaaatcattatcatcatcagcccattgcagtccactgctggacataggcgaCTCCCAAGGCGCCCCACTAAGCCCTATCTGACGATGTAATTACCtacgtcgttttgtcgattggtgctaatatgtgaacacTAATaaatcatgtcgttctgtcaaaatacgaacaaaatcacgtgacacgcatgttaggggaaaagGCAAACTTATCGacttcgacaaaatgtatttaatcgatcgataattatATTAGCCCAGCAGAACACGCTTGCGCCAGCGGTTGTCGGTTCTCCGACAAATGTGGCcagcccactgccacttcagtttgcTAACTTTCAGAGCTATGTCGGTAACTTTGGTTTTCTGTCGGATCACTTCATTTCGGAATCTATCTGAGAGAAACTCAAAGCATAGCTCTTTCAATAGCACGCTGAGCGACTTTTAACTGGCGGATTAGCCCCACTGTTAGTGTCCATGTGGGAAAAACAATACTTTTAAGACGTACTAAATACTTCACCAAATCTCGTAAAACTAATTAAGTTCGGACGTCATGTTAT
The Pectinophora gossypiella chromosome 9, ilPecGoss1.1, whole genome shotgun sequence genome window above contains:
- the LOC126369467 gene encoding sphingosine-1-phosphate lyase isoform X2 → MSERPQPLKAINRLFEGKEPWQIVTMTASSVLAIVWAHSLYNHKETVSSRLRKEFFRWLRSVPMVRRKIEEKMTEITSDFRKDVSKRLAGVTVRHRLPESGLTAEQIAEEVRDHLNLGVYDWKSGSLSGAVYHVNEDITQVACDAYSLTAYTNPLHADVFPGINKMEAEVVRCAINLFHGDDECCGTVTTGGTESIIMACKAFRDLAYNKGITNPQIVVPSTVHSAFDKAAQYLGLSVKTIPVNPDTMTVDVEAVKKAIGRRTCLIVGSAPNFPYGTMDDINALSDIALEYDVPLHVDACLGGFIAAFMPAAGFPVPVFDFRLPGVSSISADTHKYGYAPKGTSVIMYRRPEYRHCQYTVTTEWPGGVYGSPTVNGSRAGGLIAATWATMMFVGKDRYVKMAEEILTITRYIEGEMRSIEGIFVFGKPATTVIAWGSNHFDIFKMAELLHKKGWSLNALQYPSGVHMCVTHAHTQPGVAERFVADVRAVAAECLKGGAAPVQGKMAIYGVAQEISDRSLVSDITKHFIDSMYYLPKPDDKE
- the LOC126369467 gene encoding sphingosine-1-phosphate lyase isoform X1: MKNFYSFSSIETYKWIGKSAIALIFIMHWSVFVVFLRSAMSERPQPLKAINRLFEGKEPWQIVTMTASSVLAIVWAHSLYNHKETVSSRLRKEFFRWLRSVPMVRRKIEEKMTEITSDFRKDVSKRLAGVTVRHRLPESGLTAEQIAEEVRDHLNLGVYDWKSGSLSGAVYHVNEDITQVACDAYSLTAYTNPLHADVFPGINKMEAEVVRCAINLFHGDDECCGTVTTGGTESIIMACKAFRDLAYNKGITNPQIVVPSTVHSAFDKAAQYLGLSVKTIPVNPDTMTVDVEAVKKAIGRRTCLIVGSAPNFPYGTMDDINALSDIALEYDVPLHVDACLGGFIAAFMPAAGFPVPVFDFRLPGVSSISADTHKYGYAPKGTSVIMYRRPEYRHCQYTVTTEWPGGVYGSPTVNGSRAGGLIAATWATMMFVGKDRYVKMAEEILTITRYIEGEMRSIEGIFVFGKPATTVIAWGSNHFDIFKMAELLHKKGWSLNALQYPSGVHMCVTHAHTQPGVAERFVADVRAVAAECLKGGAAPVQGKMAIYGVAQEISDRSLVSDITKHFIDSMYYLPKPDDKE